Genomic window (Candidatus Hydrogenedentota bacterium):
GGGCTCCTCTTCGAAAATAACCTTTCATCCTTTGCCGGAAAATGATCCTACCCGACGGCGTCCGGACATTAGTTTGGCGAAAGAAAAATTGCAGTGGCAGCCAACCATTGCACTCCGTGACGGTCTGAAGCATACCATTGCCTATTTCGACGCGCTTTTATCTAAAGAATAAATGTCCGCACAGTCTGTTTAGGTCGTACGGCCGCCCAACCTTAGAGGTATTTCCTTTTGATGACCTCAACCACGAGTGCATCTTCCGGTGTGTCCGAATTGCTTTCTTGTGCTGCTTGTTTTAATTTGCGGATAGCACTACGGATCGTGCGGTATACTGTGGAGAGATGGACGTCGTACCGTTGCGCCAAGGCCGCTACAGACTGGTTACTAAGATAACGCGCCTCTAAATAACGGCGTTCTTTTTTCGTGAGACGCCGCCGCATTTCACGGCGAACCCAATTTAGGAGCAGGTCGCGTTCGCGCGCTGCTTTAAGGGCCGCTTCAATTTCTTCCTCGCTTTCTTCCCACAACCCGCTTTTTTGGAATTTACGCGCAAGTATATGCGGGTCATAGCTGTATTCCCGACGTGATTGGCGGCGCATCTTTTTCAAGTTCATGATGAAGTCTCCTATGTTGATCTAATTGCAACTTCGCGCACTGATCCCCAAAATCTGTGCGAACGTGAAAAGGATAGCTGCGGTGCTCTTAAAAAGAATTTTGCTTTCTCTTTGCATGCTCTTGGCTTAAACTTTGTTTTGGGAGAGGATGAAAATCAAAGAAGAAAAGGGAGGGTCAAAGACAGCGGTGACGGTCTTGCGTATCGTTGAGGGAAAAAAAATAACCGATGTGTGCCCGTGACGGGGACACACACCGGTAAAGCAGACTAAGAATCCCGTGACCTTTCGGATGTGTTCGGGGATGGGTACTCCGGGCTTCGCCAATTCCAGACGCCCAATGAGCAATCAGAAGAGATGATCCGTTCAGACAAGCCGCACTCGTTTGTTTTTCGCACGATATCGTTCAACAATCCCGCGTTTTTCGAGACCAGTCAAGCTGCGCATTACGCGTTTTTCGAACTCGATCCGAGGATTCCCGCGCGTCAATACGCGCACTTCCTTGAGCACGCGAGAGGTTAAGGAATGCAATGTACATGATTGATTCGGACACTTCGATAAAGCAGAAAGGATAGCCTCCTGAATTTCCGCCGGGGCTATTTCCTCAGCGCGTCGGCCTGGTGGACTGCAGCCATTATCTGAATCGCCGGATGAGCAGTCTTCATCGTCACAAACGTCATCACCTTCATCGTCACAAACGTCATCATCTTCTTCGTCACAAACGTCATCATCTTCTTCGACAATATCATCGCAAAGCTCATCGGAATCCTCTTCCTGCCAATCGTCATCGGGAGACGAATTCCTACTTAGTGATCGTGGAAAGATGCGCCGGTCCCGCAGTGTTTGCCAGAGTCCGACGAGCGCGTTCTTCTTGTTAGAGTAAAAGGCCGACTCTCTGACTCGAAAGAATTCCCAACCGCATCGCTCCAGTTGGCGTTGGCGTTGCATGTCCGCTTCGTAACGGTCTGCGCCGTGCCAATTGTCACCGTCGCATTCAACTGCCAGCCGCGCCTGTCCGCCTTCAACCACGAGGTCAATTCGTTTGCCCGCGACTTCATGCTGGGAAAGCACATTAAAATTCTTGCGAAGCAGTTCCAAGGCAACATCTACCTCGAACCAGCTTTCAAATGGCGCGGGAGGTTTAACAACACTCCGATTGTCTTGGACTGCCCGCCGTTCCAGTTCATCCCGTTCGATGCCGGCAATCTGTTGCGGCTTTGTGTTCTCGAAAAATTCGAGCAACTGTCGCCGAAGACAAGTTGCGCTAAGATCGTCGCAAGTGACGGAATGGAAAAGAATCATCATATCGCGGGCGCGGCTAGCAGCGACATTGAAGCGCCTCTCGTCCGCCGGCTTTGTGAGAGGGCCGATTCTTTTGTTGCTTGCCGCGACAAGCGACAAGAACATGATGTCGCGCTCGTCACCCTGAAAACTGTAGGGATTGCCACAGATCAGGCGTCGCCGTTCAATTTCCTCAGCCCCCAGGCGTTCAAGCAATAGTTTCTCAATTAAGCCTGCTTGCGCATTACCTTGAAGTATCACCACACCCATCGTTTTGTCATTGTACCGGCTGTCATGGCAGATCGCCATGATCCTATCGAGGATGGCTTCGGCTTCCGGCCGGTTAATTGTCAGGTTGTTTGAGCCTTCGCGATATCCGCCGCTTATAAAGACGTGCTCTAGCGGCGGCAAGCGGTCCGGGCCATACTGTCTCAAAGGAATGAGCGGCGTATCCGAATAGCAAAGATCGTTGCTGAAACGGATGATTTCCGGCATGCAACGAAAGTGCTCGCGTAGCGTGATCCGCTGAGTTCCGTAGAGGAGTTTCCCGTGGTCGAACAGGCTGCTCTCAACATCGAACGATGACTTGTATTGGAAATCATGAAGGAACTCTTCCATTAAGCGATGCACCGAGTCACGGGACAAACCCACGGCATCCGGGCTTATCTGCTTGTCATCGCCAACAATCAATATCTTCTTCCCGAGATAGAGCAAGGGAAGCGCCTCGACGCCGCATTGCGAAGCCTCATCAACGATAATTACATCGAACATGCCTGGGGCGGGAGACACAGTGTCCCAAACGCGATGCAGGGGCATCACCCATGCGGGAACCGCCTCGCGACATTCGTCGAGGTGCCCTTGTGCTTCACGACGATGGCGCGGCGCATACTTCCCTGTCCCCTTGCCAAGCCGGCGCATGGACTGCCGCCAGGCTTCCATGTGGCGGCGATGGTCTTCTTTTAGCCGTGAGAAGCAGAACGACCAAGCGTGAAGAGAAGCCAACTTCGCAATGATGCCGTGTATCTCATCCTCGATTTGTTTGGCGCACTTGGTGAGCGCCTGAACATCTTCCTTTCGAATGTATTCCTCGATCCAGTAGCGCGCCTGCCCCCAATGCCAAGCGTCGTTAATGTGTTGAATTCGCTCCTCCCAATTTAGCTCATTGTAGGTTTGCTCTATGGATTTCGTGAACTGCGGAAGCAAGCGTCGTAGTCTTGAGAGATATTTGTGTACCTGCTGAAGGTGCTTGCGTTCCTTCTCCAGAACCCGAATCTTATTCGCGCACTGAGCGAACCCATCCATGTTGCGATTCTGAATAGCGTGCAGCAATTCATTTGTCAACGGATGCGCACCGTCCTTGTCGGCTATACGAGAAATGGGAGCTTCAACGCCTTGGATTTTCTCGCTGGCAAGCCGCTTGCCGATACGGGCCAATGCAAGGCGGCACGAGGAAACGATGCTCTCAATTTTGGATTCGTCGGCCCATATAGGCTCGCCCATACCCGGACATTGGCTTATCGCTTCCCGGCACTTGGCAATAAGCTTTTCTAATGCCACGGTGTTTTCGAGCCCATCGCGCAACGACTTCAGGGCGGTTAATTGGAGAGCATATGGCCCTTCAACCTTTTCACTCCGCCCTTTCCAAAAACTCCATGCTTTTTCGCATTCAATACGAACGTGCATCGCATCGGCAAGATTTGTGAAATGCTCGACAGAGGAGCACTGACGACCGTCAATCTTCACAGTCTTGATAACATACAGCCGCTCTTTCACGAGTTTAGGCCGAAACCACCCCCGGCCCAGTTTCCCGCCATTCTCCATGTGCTCTTTCAATTTACGGGCGTCGTCATGCAACGATATGATATCAGTGGTATCGGGGAATTCGACTCGGGACTCGTCAGCGGTCGCAACGAGTTCTTCAATGGATGCAATAACATCGCGCGTGAATCGCAGGAGTTCATGCCAAAGAGACGAGTCGCCGCCCAGAACATCGCGCAAAGCATCATTCATCCATGAATGCGGTGCTGCGAGAAGTCTTCTGCGCATGTCCCGGAAAGAAGAGAACGCGTTAAGACTTGCCTCAATGAACCGAGAATTGGCTTTTGCCAACAGATCGGCAAGGCGTTCGTCAGCCTCACGCGCCGCGCTTTGTTCTTCTTCAATCGCCTTTGCCTCATTCTTCACGAGATTGGCGAAGTGGTCAGAAGGCGGCAACCCTTCGGGCAATGAGAGTTTAAGTTCCCGGCGCTTGTCCGGTGTGAAGTGGCGCAGGGCCTCAATGACATTTCGTAAATTGCTTGCATCAATCTGGCAAGTCTTGTTCAAAGGAACGGAATCCGTGAACCATTCGTAGTCGGCTTGATCTCGATTCACAGCTTCGGCGATTCTGGCCGCCGTCCCCCGATAGGTTCCTTCCGCAATGGAATGAGAAAGTATTTCAGACTCCCGAATAGCACGAAGCCGCCGGTTGACCTTCTCTTTCTCACTGCGGAGTTTCTGTAAGTGATCTTCAAGTTCCTCGCGCTTTTGCTTGGCGTTGTTTTCGTTCCAATCTTGATTCTCGCGAAGAATGCCACCCACACTCGATTCGAGTGAGCTACGTTCCTCAAGTCCGCTGCCAAGCAGATTGATGCAGAGGGGCCGCAATTCAACAGGTAAAAGACCTTGAAGTACTTGAAGTGCGCGCGGAGTCTTAGCCGTGATGAGCGTTCGCTGTCCCGTGGCATGCAGATGGCAAATCAGATTGGCGATGGTATGGGATTTCCCAGTCCCAGGCGGGCCTTGCACAAGCAGGCCATTTGTTGCTCGAATCTTGTCCACAATACGGCGTTGTTCCTCATTCGATGGTTTGGGAAAGAAAATCTCACCATCGAATGCAGCGTTTCTCTCTTTCGGATCAACCCTTGGTTCGCGATCATTCTTCGGACCGATTCCCGCGAGGTCCGCAAATTCGCTGGGGATGGGTTCGCCGTCTTCGATCTGTTCCTTGATCCGTTTCAAGGTTTCGGTAAGGCCTTTGGAGGAACGCTTGCGTAAGATCAAGGCTGGAGCATATTCCACGATAGGCTTCTTCGTGGCGCGGATCCCTTTCGCTTCCAGCGAGTCATCATAATCGCCTTGCGAGTTGATCGAATGAACCAAGGCCTGAAGGACACCTTCGATACAGTCTTTTTCCCACGGATTATCTTCGGCTTGGGTTAGTGAGTCCTTTGCGGTTTCCTCTGCGCGCGCCGGTTGCTCTTCGATGTCCAGCATGTCAAGTTCAGGCCGCAACCTGGCCCCATCGGTGTGGGGGCGAACTGTGAACTTCCCTAAGCGTGCTTCAAATTCAAGAACGGCGTCGGCGACAATCAGATGACGCCGGACGTGATGCCCGGTGGGTGTTTGCCAGGACAGCAAACCCAGACCAATCACGAGTTCATATTCTTCGCCAAGCCGAAGTTGTTCCTGATGGATGGCGAAGAGCGTGGAATAGACATTGTTTACTTTCTCCCACGCATTATGCTCTTCCGTCCAAGGCAACCACTTGTCTCTGACATACCGATCCCATGCCTGTTGAATCTCAGGTTGGTTCTCAAGACGTTCAGTGCGCGGGACGGTCTCCGGCTGGTCCGAACCTTCGTACCAATTGGGATTTGGGATTTGCCGGGTGATTTCCGAGTTGAGTTGGGGCCGGTCATTCTTATTTCTAAGCGATGGATTGTTCGCCCAGTCCTTGCACTGAGCGGGAATGGGGGGAGGTTCCGGCTCGCGCCGGTTTTGTACTTCTAGCCATTCATCCGCTTCGTGTTCTTCGTCACTTCCCCATGCTTGCGTGAAACACCCCCGCTCACGGGGAACTTTCGAAATCCAAAGCACCTTCTGATAGTCAGTAATATTACGGATCAGCTTCGTGCGCAGAGTTGCGAGCTTCAGTAGATAGTTAACAAGCCGAATAGCCTTTTCATGCTCGTTGCGTTGTTGTGTAGCGGTCATTACAGGGCAACACTCCAGGACAGCAATGAAGCTGTTTTCTGCGTAGCACAGTCCGGCGGGAACGAACGGCGTGATGGATAGACGGCCAGTTTTGTCGTCAGACCGGCGCCGATGTCCTGTGTCAGGAGGAAAATCCCGGGCTCCTTCATGGGGGAGTGAGTCATTACTCGTAGCCTCCTTATTTTGCGGGGTTTATCCGCCATTTGGGGCGCTCGACGCGTCCCGAAATTAACTTCAATGGTGACGAATGTGCCTTATTTGCTTCATAATCAGCTTCATCCGTGACATCTCACGTTTGAGTTGCGGTGACTGAAGCCCGATTCGGACTCATGGCAAGCCTAGTCAGTCGCATCGCAAACGTCGTCCGATCTTCCTCAAGTCGGTTTCTTAATTTTCTTTGTCTGCTTCGGCGGTTTGGAGGCTTGTTTGCTCTCCTTGAGATACTTATCCTAATCAGCGGTATCGTAACGCAATGTAAGGCCCACTTTGTGAGCGGGTACACGTTAGGTACAGGCTCTTTTATAGTGTGTCGAACGGCTTATCTTCAAATATTCCGCCACTTCTTTGAGTGTAAGGCAGTCTATCATTTTGACCCTTGTACCTTCCACTTTCTACCAACCGAGACTAAATATAGTCAAGCCCGGCCAATAATTCAATGCCCGATTTCGGAACGCGTATTTTAGATTACGGAATGTAGTGGTCGCGGGCATGCGCGTATCTGCAAATTCGACAATCCCTGTCCTAAGGGCGAGCGGAACAATAGTTGTTCACGGCGGCAATATCCGCATGCGGGGATGACTGGCCGACGTCCCGCATACGGTAAGAGTTGGGAAGCAAGGCAGCGCGGGACGGGTTGTTTGCGACGGAGATCACCACCCCCACCACCCGTGTGATGTCCCGTCATTTCTTGCCATGCAGGCCGGCACAGAACGGGCCGGAGAAGTTTTTGACTTGGAACGCCGTTATAGCGGATGCGGAATCCTCTCGGCCGTTCTTTCCGAATGGAAGTGAAAAAGAAAGATGGTGGGCGATACTGGACTCGAACCAGTGACCTCTGCCGTGTGAAGACAGCGCTCTAACCAGCTGAGCTAATCGCCCCCCAGTCGCAAAACAATAGCATATTAACAGGGATATGTTCAAACCGCCTTTATCGGAAAAAGGACCGCTCCGCACATACTTTCTACAGAACAATCTGTGCTAAACTTGAGTTGCTCGTTTCCCAATGCCTTGCGATGGATGAGTGCGAATCTTGGGGAGTAATACAAGACGAAACACGAATAACATAGGGTAATCGCGGGGCGAATGCATGCTTCAATGCGAAATTTAAGCACACTGTTGCAGCGGAATAAGGAATTGAAATGTCAACTGCTTTTGAATCAACAATCACCGAGTTTCTAAAGACTCATCGGGACCAAATCGTAGGACAACTTGCACACGCTGTTGCTGACATAGGTATTGAAAGCCAGCACAGCCGCCAGATTAAAGTGTGGGGAAGCGAGATTGATCTATTGAAAGAGCACTTTGAAGCGTTGACCTTAAAGAATTCTGAAGTGGCGAATTGGCATATTCTACTTGAATATGACTTGCCGCGAAGACAGAAACGACCGGATGTTGTGATCCTTGCCCACGACGTCATCCTTGTCTTGGAGTTTAAAGTTGGTACTTCATCTTTTGACGCTGCTGCCCGTTGGCAAGTGATGGATTATGCCATGAACCTAAGAGATTTTCACGCGGAAAGTGCTAATCGTCTCATCGTCCCCGTCTTATGCGCAACAGAAGCCCAAGATTCGGATTTGAGAGAATCCATTTCTTTTTCCAAAGACATTGCCACTATTCAAGAAACAAATGCCCACAATCTTGGAGACTGTTTATTGCGTGTCTTCCTAGCCGCGCGGCGCTATGACCGAGAAGCCATCA
Coding sequences:
- a CDS encoding sigma-70 family RNA polymerase sigma factor → MNLKKMRRQSRREYSYDPHILARKFQKSGLWEESEEEIEAALKAARERDLLLNWVRREMRRRLTKKERRYLEARYLSNQSVAALAQRYDVHLSTVYRTIRSAIRKLKQAAQESNSDTPEDALVVEVIKRKYL
- a CDS encoding AAA family ATPase, with the translated sequence MTATQQRNEHEKAIRLVNYLLKLATLRTKLIRNITDYQKVLWISKVPRERGCFTQAWGSDEEHEADEWLEVQNRREPEPPPIPAQCKDWANNPSLRNKNDRPQLNSEITRQIPNPNWYEGSDQPETVPRTERLENQPEIQQAWDRYVRDKWLPWTEEHNAWEKVNNVYSTLFAIHQEQLRLGEEYELVIGLGLLSWQTPTGHHVRRHLIVADAVLEFEARLGKFTVRPHTDGARLRPELDMLDIEEQPARAEETAKDSLTQAEDNPWEKDCIEGVLQALVHSINSQGDYDDSLEAKGIRATKKPIVEYAPALILRKRSSKGLTETLKRIKEQIEDGEPIPSEFADLAGIGPKNDREPRVDPKERNAAFDGEIFFPKPSNEEQRRIVDKIRATNGLLVQGPPGTGKSHTIANLICHLHATGQRTLITAKTPRALQVLQGLLPVELRPLCINLLGSGLEERSSLESSVGGILRENQDWNENNAKQKREELEDHLQKLRSEKEKVNRRLRAIRESEILSHSIAEGTYRGTAARIAEAVNRDQADYEWFTDSVPLNKTCQIDASNLRNVIEALRHFTPDKRRELKLSLPEGLPPSDHFANLVKNEAKAIEEEQSAAREADERLADLLAKANSRFIEASLNAFSSFRDMRRRLLAAPHSWMNDALRDVLGGDSSLWHELLRFTRDVIASIEELVATADESRVEFPDTTDIISLHDDARKLKEHMENGGKLGRGWFRPKLVKERLYVIKTVKIDGRQCSSVEHFTNLADAMHVRIECEKAWSFWKGRSEKVEGPYALQLTALKSLRDGLENTVALEKLIAKCREAISQCPGMGEPIWADESKIESIVSSCRLALARIGKRLASEKIQGVEAPISRIADKDGAHPLTNELLHAIQNRNMDGFAQCANKIRVLEKERKHLQQVHKYLSRLRRLLPQFTKSIEQTYNELNWEERIQHINDAWHWGQARYWIEEYIRKEDVQALTKCAKQIEDEIHGIIAKLASLHAWSFCFSRLKEDHRRHMEAWRQSMRRLGKGTGKYAPRHRREAQGHLDECREAVPAWVMPLHRVWDTVSPAPGMFDVIIVDEASQCGVEALPLLYLGKKILIVGDDKQISPDAVGLSRDSVHRLMEEFLHDFQYKSSFDVESSLFDHGKLLYGTQRITLREHFRCMPEIIRFSNDLCYSDTPLIPLRQYGPDRLPPLEHVFISGGYREGSNNLTINRPEAEAILDRIMAICHDSRYNDKTMGVVILQGNAQAGLIEKLLLERLGAEEIERRRLICGNPYSFQGDERDIMFLSLVAASNKRIGPLTKPADERRFNVAASRARDMMILFHSVTCDDLSATCLRRQLLEFFENTKPQQIAGIERDELERRAVQDNRSVVKPPAPFESWFEVDVALELLRKNFNVLSQHEVAGKRIDLVVEGGQARLAVECDGDNWHGADRYEADMQRQRQLERCGWEFFRVRESAFYSNKKNALVGLWQTLRDRRIFPRSLSRNSSPDDDWQEEDSDELCDDIVEEDDDVCDEEDDDVCDDEGDDVCDDEDCSSGDSDNGCSPPGRRAEEIAPAEIQEAILSALSKCPNQSCTLHSLTSRVLKEVRVLTRGNPRIEFEKRVMRSLTGLEKRGIVERYRAKNKRVRLV